One Augochlora pura isolate Apur16 chromosome 10, APUR_v2.2.1, whole genome shotgun sequence DNA window includes the following coding sequences:
- the LOC144476183 gene encoding neurocalcin-delta B-like isoform X1: MSNSLNVEDKDSLQVRNRASLSLKMQRSFKKMKRSIQKITESSTTVQPHCVFVENMQDDERQQPYIFPERLSSLTCQTGFTKDEIRKLYRAFKQYCPRGAVTTNDLKPAYAKLFPLGDPAKYTQIVFNTFDRDGDGVVSFQDLLVEIALIANGDLDQKLSWIFRFYDLNGDGYITRKEMLVIVSAIYEMLHNGQTIQRMVDRHVDMIFEKMDVDKDGVISREEFMNCCNNDSTILNQLESFNQIW; this comes from the exons ATGTCGAACAGCCTCAACGTGGAGGACAAAGACAGTCTACAGGTGAGAAACCGCGCAAGCCTCTCGTTGAAGATGCAACGAAGCTTTAAAAAGATGAAGAGGAGCATTCAAAAGATCACCG AATCTTCGACGACTGTACAACCTCACTGCGTTTTCGTAGAGAACATGCAAGACGACGAAAGGCAACAGCCGTATATATTTCCGGAACGGCTCTCCTCTTTAACGTGCCAAACGGGCTTCACGAAGGATGAGATCCGAAAACTTTATCGCGCCTTTAAACAATATTGTCCGCGAGGCGCGGTAACCACGAACGACCTGAAGCCGGCATACGCAAAACTGTTTCCGCTAGGAGATCCAGCGAAGTACACTCAGATAGTGTTCAACACCTTCGATAGGGACGGCGACGGTGTTGTCAGCTTTCAAGATCTTCTCGTTGAAATAGCTCTGATCGCGAACGGAGACCTGGACCAGAAGCTTTCCTGGATCTTCAG GTTTTACGACTTGAACGGGGACGGTTACATCACGAGAAAGGAAATGCTGGTCATAGTATCCGCGATTTATGAAATGCTGCATAATGGACAGACTATTCAGCGTATGGTCGACAGGCACGTGGACATGATTTTTGAAAAGATGGATGTCGATAAGGACGGAGTTATATCTCGGGAGGAATTCATGAATTGCTGCAACAAt GATTCCACGATCCTAAATCAACTGGAGTCATTCAATCAAATCTGGTGA
- the Bwa gene encoding alkaline ceramidase — protein sequence MWKPFEAGSSPVDWCERNYSISSSIAEFMNTLSNLVFLLLPPILMHLFRDYGRFVNPGIHVIWFLLMIVGLSSAYFHATLSLIGQLLDELAILWVYMAGFCMFFPRRYFPNILHNDRKLLSICAMLPTLIATGLSFIHPAINAFALMSLGIPAFGFMIVELKRTKSMRVYRLGLRCGAVWLLAVACWLNDRLFCDTWLNLNFPYLHALWHLFIFIASYTAAVLFAYFSVKDEKPHQSPVLKYWPKDDFELGIPYVTIRSYVKLDTNTNI from the exons ATGTGGAAACCATTTGAGGCTGGCAGTTCGCCAGTGGACTGGTGCGAAcgtaattatagtatttcttCTAGTATCGCAGAATTTATGAATACG TTGAGTAATTTGGTGTTTTTATTGCTTCCTCCTATTCTTATGCACCTGTTCAGAGATTATGGAAGATTCGTGAATCCTGGAATTCATGTAATTTGGTTTTTGTTAATGATAGTTGGTTTGAGTAGCGCATACTTTCACGCTACCTTGTCTCTCATAG GGCAATTGTTAGATGAACTAGCCATTTTATGGGTATACATGGCAGGTTTCTGTATGTTTTTCCCAAGAAGATATTTCCCAAACATTTTACACAATGATAGGAAACTTCTTTCTATTTGTGCAATGCTACCAACTCTTATTGCAACTGGTTTATCATTTATACATCCTGCAATAAATGCATTTGCATTGATGAGTCTTGGTATACCAGCATTTGGCTTTATGATAGTTGAATTAAAAAG gACCAAGTCAATGAGGGTTTATAGACTGGGTTTAAGATGTGGGGCTGTTTGGCTGCTAGCAGTTGCTTGCTGGTTAAATGATCGATTATTCTGTGATACCTGGTTGAATTTAAACTTTCCTTATTTACATGCACTttggcatttatttattttcattgcaagTTACACAGCAGCTGTACTTTTCgcttatttttctgtaaaggATGAGAAACCACATCAATCACCAGTGTTAAAATACTGGCCAAAAGATGACTTTGAACTTGGCATACCATATGTAACAATTAGGAGTTACGTTAAGCTAGatacaaatacaaatatataa
- the LOC144476183 gene encoding neurocalcin-delta B-like isoform X2: protein MSNSLNVEDKDSLQVRNRASLSLKMQRSFKKMKRSIQKITENMQDDERQQPYIFPERLSSLTCQTGFTKDEIRKLYRAFKQYCPRGAVTTNDLKPAYAKLFPLGDPAKYTQIVFNTFDRDGDGVVSFQDLLVEIALIANGDLDQKLSWIFRFYDLNGDGYITRKEMLVIVSAIYEMLHNGQTIQRMVDRHVDMIFEKMDVDKDGVISREEFMNCCNNDSTILNQLESFNQIW from the exons ATGTCGAACAGCCTCAACGTGGAGGACAAAGACAGTCTACAGGTGAGAAACCGCGCAAGCCTCTCGTTGAAGATGCAACGAAGCTTTAAAAAGATGAAGAGGAGCATTCAAAAGATCACCG AGAACATGCAAGACGACGAAAGGCAACAGCCGTATATATTTCCGGAACGGCTCTCCTCTTTAACGTGCCAAACGGGCTTCACGAAGGATGAGATCCGAAAACTTTATCGCGCCTTTAAACAATATTGTCCGCGAGGCGCGGTAACCACGAACGACCTGAAGCCGGCATACGCAAAACTGTTTCCGCTAGGAGATCCAGCGAAGTACACTCAGATAGTGTTCAACACCTTCGATAGGGACGGCGACGGTGTTGTCAGCTTTCAAGATCTTCTCGTTGAAATAGCTCTGATCGCGAACGGAGACCTGGACCAGAAGCTTTCCTGGATCTTCAG GTTTTACGACTTGAACGGGGACGGTTACATCACGAGAAAGGAAATGCTGGTCATAGTATCCGCGATTTATGAAATGCTGCATAATGGACAGACTATTCAGCGTATGGTCGACAGGCACGTGGACATGATTTTTGAAAAGATGGATGTCGATAAGGACGGAGTTATATCTCGGGAGGAATTCATGAATTGCTGCAACAAt GATTCCACGATCCTAAATCAACTGGAGTCATTCAATCAAATCTGGTGA
- the Sec20 gene encoding vesicle transport protein Sec20 isoform X1, with translation METQELDLELIRQDIVKNHLQLTALIQDIQQCTGPLQLLNELNNEGRIKREALQSSLSKLESLVERELVEKKKAELQAEIDTYKQQYKNSLTAFCKANIFSKCMIDKISKEELLSMPEEHQAELRRRHDRRSLANKSSQLSDKLLSISRHLAETTQRSADALDTLITSSDKVSSSTDELEHQQQIIVQSGKLLGKYEEIVLRVQNLFTRNHVIRMVVMVGTFSEVCEERA, from the exons ATGGAGACCCAGGAGTTAGATTTGGAGTTGATACGTcaagatattgtaaaaaaCCATCTTCAACTTACAGCTCTTATCCAA GATATACAGCAATGCACTGGTCCCTTACAGCTGCTCAATGAATTGAATAACGAAGGCAGGATAAAAAGGGAAGCTCTACAATCATCTTTGTCCAAATTAGAGTCTTTGGTCGAAAGAGAACTtgtggaaaaaaagaaagcagaGCTTCAGGCAGAAATAGATACTTATAAGCAACagtacaaaaattctttaactGCATTTTGCAAGGccaatatttttagtaaatgtATGATAGACAAAATTTCTAAAGAGGAACTCCTATCGATGCCTGAAGAACACCAAGCAGAGTTACGTAGAAGGCATGACAGAAGGAGCTTAGCAAACAAGTCTAGCCAACTCTCAGACAAACTTTTAAGTATATCCAGACATTTAGCAGAAACAACTCAAAGAAGTGCAGACGCATTGGATACACTAA TAACTTCATCTGACAAGGTGTCTAGCAGCACTGATGAATTGGAACACCAACAGCAAATAATAGTTCAATCAGGAAAGCTATTAGGCAAATATG aagAGATTGTTTTAAGagtacaaaatttgtttacacgGAACCATGTAATTCGTATGGTTGTGATGGTAGGAACGTTTTCTGAAGTGTGTGAGGAACGTGCATAA
- the Sec20 gene encoding vesicle transport protein Sec20 isoform X2 → METQELDLELIRQDIVKNHLQLTALIQDIQQCTGPLQLLNELNNEGRIKREALQSSLSKLESLVERELVEKKKAELQAEIDTYKQQYKNSLTAFCKANIFSKCMIDKISKEELLSMPEEHQAELRRRHDRRSLANKSSQLSDKLLSISRHLAETTQRSADALDTLITSSDKVSSSTDELEHQQQIIVQSGKLLGKYGRREVTDKVLLALAFAFFLACVFYILQKRLF, encoded by the exons ATGGAGACCCAGGAGTTAGATTTGGAGTTGATACGTcaagatattgtaaaaaaCCATCTTCAACTTACAGCTCTTATCCAA GATATACAGCAATGCACTGGTCCCTTACAGCTGCTCAATGAATTGAATAACGAAGGCAGGATAAAAAGGGAAGCTCTACAATCATCTTTGTCCAAATTAGAGTCTTTGGTCGAAAGAGAACTtgtggaaaaaaagaaagcagaGCTTCAGGCAGAAATAGATACTTATAAGCAACagtacaaaaattctttaactGCATTTTGCAAGGccaatatttttagtaaatgtATGATAGACAAAATTTCTAAAGAGGAACTCCTATCGATGCCTGAAGAACACCAAGCAGAGTTACGTAGAAGGCATGACAGAAGGAGCTTAGCAAACAAGTCTAGCCAACTCTCAGACAAACTTTTAAGTATATCCAGACATTTAGCAGAAACAACTCAAAGAAGTGCAGACGCATTGGATACACTAA TAACTTCATCTGACAAGGTGTCTAGCAGCACTGATGAATTGGAACACCAACAGCAAATAATAGTTCAATCAGGAAAGCTATTAGGCAAATATGGTAGAAGAGAGGTTACAGATAAAGTTTTATTAGCACTAGCATTTGCATTTTTCCTTGCCTgtgttttctatattttacagaagAGATTGTTTTAA
- the Idh3b gene encoding isocitrate dehydrogenase [NAD] subunit beta, mitochondrial produces MALLARNVCKLFSQTAQKGSIRALHVGAVRQQDTAIEQEGKVKCTLIPGDGVGPELVVAVQSVFKAANVPVEFEPYFLSEVNPTLSAPLEQVSNSIARNRVCLKGILATPDHSMTGELQTLNMKLRKSLDLYSNVVHVKSLPGVKCRHKNVDCIIIREQTEGEYSALEHESVKGVVECLKIVTAVKSQRIAKFAFDYAMKHSRKKVTCVHKANIMKLGDGLFLKSCQEIAKLYPRVTFETMIVDNCTMQMVSNPHQFDVMVLPNLYGNIVDNLASGLVGGAGVVAGASYSPECVVFEPGARHTYSEAVGKNVANPTAMLLCAVKLLRHVNLLRYAEQIRDALNHVLNDGKVLTKDLGGQSSTTDFTNAVIAYLR; encoded by the exons ATGGCTTTACTCGCGAGAAACGTctgcaaattattttcgcaG acTGCCCAAAAGGGATCTATTAGGGCACTGCATGTAGGAGCAGTACGCCAACAAGACACT GCAATTGAACAAGAAGGAAAAGTAAAATGTACCCTCATACCAGGAGATGGTGTTGGACCAGAATTAGTGGTCGCAGTGCAAAGTGTTTTCAAAGCAGCCAATGTACCGGTTGAATTTGAACCATATTTCCTTTCAGAAGTAAATCCAACATTAAGTGCACCACTTGAACAGGTGTCCAATAGTATTGCAAGAAACCGTGTATGCTTGAAG GGAATTCTAGCAACACCAGACCACTCCATGACTGGAGAGCTCCAAACGTTGAATATGAAACTACGTAAAAGTCTGGACTTGTATTCAAATGTAGTACATGTAAAATCTCTGCCTGGAGTTAAATGTCGTCATAAGAATGTTGATTGTATTATCATCAGAGAACAAACGGAAGGGGAATATTCTGCGTTGGAGCATGAATCTGTGAAAGGAGTGGtagaatgtttgaaaatagTCACTGCCGTTAAAAGTCAAAGAATAGCAAAATTTGCGTTTGATTATGCCATGAAACACAGTCGCAAGAAGGTCACTTGCGTTCATAAAGCTAATATAATGAAACTTGGTGATGGTCTATTCTTAAAATCATGTCAAGAAATAGCCAAATTATATCCTAG GGTAACATTTGAAACAATGATTGTGGACAACTGTACCATGCAGATGGTATCTAATCCACATCAGTTCGATGTAATGGTATTACCAAATTTGTATGGTAATATTGTAGACAACCTTGCATCTGGACTTGTCGGCGGTGCTGGTGTAGTAGCGGGTGCCAGTTATAGTCCTGAATGTGTTGTTTTTGAACCG GGTGCGAGGCACACTTATTCAGAGGCTGTTGgtaaaaatgttgcaaatcCTACTGCCATGCTTCTTTGCGCAGTAAAACTTCTGCGTCACGTTAACTTGTTACGCTATGCTGAACAAATTAGGGATGCGTTGAACCACGTCTTGAACGATGGAAAAGTTTTGACAAAAGATTTAGGCGGACAAAGTTCTACAACAGATTTTACGAACGCTGTAATAGCTTATCTTCGTTAA